The Nocardia higoensis genome has a segment encoding these proteins:
- a CDS encoding NADH:flavin oxidoreductase, translating to MNQVFTPAQLGPITLRNRVIKAATFEGRTPDALVTDDLIEYHRAPSRGGVGMSTVAYCAVAPEGRTDRHQIYMRPEAVPGLRKLTAAIHAEGAAASAQIGHAGPVANSASNRLPALAPSGFFNPLGMARAHKPDAAELARVVRDFAAAARTAEEAGFDAVELHFGHNYLVSAFFSPLLNRRRDSYGGSLANRARLAREVAQAVREAVGGRIAVLAKLSMDDGAPGGLHIEESLQIGRWLEEDGTLDALELTIGSSLLNPMYLFHGDAPRKEFAKAFPPPMSWGMRLGGRFFLREFPYREAYMLDLARQFRHELTMPLVLLGGITNAETMQLAMDEGFEFVAMARALLRQPDLLLRIQQEEKTKSLCTHCNKCMPTIYDRTVCVLARPDQLAAH from the coding sequence ATGAACCAGGTATTCACCCCCGCCCAGCTCGGGCCGATCACCTTGCGCAACAGGGTGATCAAGGCCGCCACCTTCGAAGGCCGCACCCCGGACGCGCTGGTCACCGACGATCTCATCGAATACCACCGCGCCCCCTCGCGCGGCGGCGTCGGCATGTCCACGGTGGCCTACTGCGCGGTCGCCCCGGAAGGCCGCACCGATCGCCACCAGATCTACATGCGCCCGGAAGCGGTGCCCGGCCTGCGGAAACTGACCGCCGCCATCCACGCCGAGGGCGCTGCCGCGAGCGCGCAGATCGGCCACGCCGGTCCGGTGGCGAATTCCGCGTCCAACCGTCTGCCCGCCCTGGCTCCCAGCGGATTCTTCAACCCGCTCGGCATGGCCCGGGCGCACAAGCCCGACGCGGCCGAATTGGCCAGGGTGGTGCGCGATTTCGCCGCCGCCGCGCGCACCGCCGAGGAAGCCGGTTTCGACGCCGTCGAGTTGCACTTCGGCCACAACTACCTGGTCAGCGCGTTCTTCAGCCCGCTGCTCAACCGTCGTCGCGATTCCTACGGCGGCAGCCTGGCCAATCGCGCCCGGCTGGCCCGCGAGGTCGCGCAGGCCGTGCGCGAAGCGGTCGGTGGCCGGATCGCGGTGCTGGCCAAGCTGAGCATGGACGACGGCGCGCCCGGCGGCCTGCACATCGAGGAGAGCCTGCAGATCGGCCGTTGGCTGGAGGAGGACGGCACCCTCGACGCGCTGGAGCTCACCATCGGCAGCTCGCTGCTCAATCCGATGTACCTGTTCCACGGCGACGCCCCGCGCAAGGAGTTCGCCAAGGCGTTCCCGCCGCCGATGAGCTGGGGCATGCGCCTGGGCGGCCGGTTCTTCCTGCGCGAATTCCCCTACCGCGAGGCGTACATGCTGGATCTGGCCCGCCAGTTCCGCCACGAACTGACGATGCCGCTGGTCCTGCTCGGCGGGATCACCAACGCCGAGACCATGCAACTGGCGATGGACGAAGGCTTCGAGTTCGTCGCCATGGCTCGCGCCCTGTTGCGCCAGCCCGATCTGCTGCTGCGCATCCAGCAGGAGGAGAAGACCAAGTCGTTGTGCACGCACTGCAACAAGTGCATGCCCACTATCTACGACCGGACCGTCTGCGTGCTGGCCCGCCCCGACCAGCTCGCCGCGCACTGA
- a CDS encoding DUF2752 domain-containing protein: MDNPRERLAFPSSQPRPWEAAGGPAREAGGGWKSLSLPLLTGAAGVGALVLLHVRDPHVENSYGICPTWGLFGVYCPGCGGMRAVHNLTDGRVLDSLHSNLLALPLIVLFFWFVVDWAIRAGRGQGPRLPAIDRAVTLSIFAFIAGYAVLRNTPWGTWLTPV; this comes from the coding sequence GTGGACAACCCCCGCGAACGCCTTGCCTTCCCGTCATCGCAACCGCGGCCGTGGGAAGCCGCGGGGGGACCGGCCCGGGAGGCCGGGGGCGGCTGGAAATCGCTGAGCCTGCCGCTGCTGACCGGCGCGGCGGGCGTGGGCGCGCTGGTGTTGCTGCACGTGCGTGACCCGCATGTCGAGAACTCCTACGGCATCTGCCCGACCTGGGGCCTGTTCGGGGTGTACTGCCCCGGCTGCGGCGGGATGCGCGCGGTGCACAACCTCACCGACGGCCGCGTGCTCGATTCGTTGCACAGCAATCTGCTCGCGCTGCCGCTGATCGTGCTGTTCTTCTGGTTCGTCGTGGACTGGGCGATCCGGGCCGGGCGCGGCCAGGGCCCTCGGCTGCCCGCTATCGACCGTGCCGTCACGTTGTCGATCTTCGCGTTCATCGCCGGGTACGCGGTACTGCGCAACACCCCGTGGGGGACCTGGCTCACTCCCGTGTAG
- a CDS encoding SDR family NAD(P)-dependent oxidoreductase: MTKKTVLITGAGGGLGGATAELFADRGWRVLAADLRPPRPAPNLIPLELDVTDSASVAAALKAAEEHAPGGIDAVVTFAGMMFTGPLVEVAEEDMRRIFDVNVLGTYRVVKAAFPLIRRARGRVITISSETGWQKALMLNGPYAMTKHAIEAYSDALRRELMFLDIPVSTVQPGPFRTTMVEGIRATFDKAKQNSTYFAELIGKVGAMAEKENASANDPRILAEVVWQAATTARPRRRYSVKADLSRSLMHRLPDGLLDPLLKKLLAPR, encoded by the coding sequence ATGACGAAGAAGACCGTGCTGATCACCGGCGCGGGCGGTGGCCTCGGCGGCGCGACCGCCGAACTGTTCGCCGACCGGGGCTGGCGGGTGCTGGCCGCCGACCTGCGCCCACCGCGGCCCGCGCCGAATCTGATTCCCCTCGAGCTGGACGTGACCGACTCGGCGTCGGTCGCGGCGGCGCTGAAAGCCGCCGAGGAGCACGCGCCGGGTGGGATCGACGCCGTGGTGACCTTCGCCGGAATGATGTTCACCGGTCCGCTGGTCGAGGTCGCCGAAGAGGATATGCGGCGGATCTTCGACGTCAATGTGCTGGGCACTTACCGGGTGGTCAAGGCGGCGTTCCCGCTGATCCGGCGCGCCCGCGGGCGAGTGATCACGATCAGCTCCGAGACCGGCTGGCAGAAGGCGCTCATGCTCAACGGCCCTTACGCCATGACCAAGCACGCGATCGAGGCCTACTCCGACGCGCTGCGCCGTGAACTGATGTTCCTCGACATCCCGGTCAGCACGGTGCAGCCGGGCCCGTTCCGCACCACGATGGTCGAGGGCATCCGCGCCACCTTCGACAAGGCGAAGCAGAACTCGACCTATTTCGCCGAACTGATCGGCAAGGTGGGCGCGATGGCCGAGAAGGAGAACGCGAGCGCCAACGACCCGCGGATCCTCGCCGAGGTGGTGTGGCAGGCGGCCACCACCGCGCGCCCGCGCAGGCGGTATTCGGTGAAGGCCGACCTCAGCCGGTCACTGATGCACCGGCTGCCGGACGGGCTGCTCGACCCGTTGCTGAAGAAGCTGCTCGCACCCCGCTGA
- a CDS encoding M1 family metallopeptidase, translated as MGGKAAGGKFSTGEKFYDDPIDDYLPQNGNRGYRVSRYELELIYKVASNRLSGRAEITAVTTSVRPRYALDLTQSLSVSKVFVNGAKAARYTHRDGKLVFTPQQRVPAGGVLSVTVLYAGTPRPVRGPWGEVGWEELTEGALIASQPNGAASWFPCDDHPSSKASYRISITTDSPYFALANGELVRKLTKASQTTWVYEQAEPMSSYLATIQIGPYRKHRIGSSQSPVPMHAVLPPRLRSAFDHDFGRQQHMMEVFVEAFGPYPFAAYTVVVTDDELEIPIEAQGISVFGANHCDGRRGSERLVAHELAHQWFGNSLTIRQWRDIWLHEGFACYAEWLWSEASGGPSADRMARAARHNLSREPQDILLGDPGPVLMFDDRIYKRGALTLHALRIELGDVAFFDLLREWTRRYRHSSVTTEEFTDLAGHYSRLPLRPLWDVWLGELALPELPPRGGTGARAFR; from the coding sequence ATGGGTGGCAAGGCGGCAGGCGGCAAGTTCTCGACCGGGGAGAAGTTCTACGACGACCCCATCGACGACTATCTCCCGCAGAACGGCAACCGCGGCTACCGGGTCTCGCGCTACGAGCTGGAGCTGATCTACAAAGTCGCGAGCAACCGGCTCAGCGGGCGCGCCGAGATCACCGCGGTGACCACCTCGGTGCGGCCGCGCTACGCCCTCGATCTGACGCAGTCGCTGAGCGTGTCGAAGGTGTTCGTCAACGGCGCCAAGGCCGCCCGCTACACCCATCGCGACGGCAAACTGGTCTTCACCCCGCAACAGCGGGTGCCCGCGGGCGGGGTGCTCTCGGTGACGGTGCTCTACGCGGGCACGCCCCGGCCGGTGCGCGGCCCGTGGGGTGAGGTCGGCTGGGAGGAACTCACCGAGGGCGCGCTGATCGCCAGCCAGCCCAACGGCGCCGCGTCCTGGTTCCCCTGTGACGATCACCCCAGTTCCAAAGCCAGTTACCGCATCTCGATCACCACCGACAGCCCCTACTTCGCGCTGGCCAACGGCGAGCTGGTGCGCAAGCTGACCAAGGCCAGCCAGACGACGTGGGTCTACGAGCAGGCCGAGCCCATGTCGAGCTACCTGGCGACCATCCAGATCGGCCCCTACCGCAAGCATCGGATCGGCTCCTCGCAGTCCCCGGTGCCCATGCACGCGGTCCTGCCGCCCCGCCTGCGCAGCGCCTTCGACCACGACTTCGGCCGCCAGCAGCACATGATGGAGGTCTTCGTCGAGGCGTTCGGTCCCTATCCCTTCGCCGCCTACACCGTCGTGGTCACCGACGACGAACTCGAGATCCCCATCGAGGCACAGGGCATCTCGGTCTTCGGCGCCAATCACTGCGACGGCAGACGGGGTTCGGAACGACTGGTCGCCCACGAGCTCGCCCACCAGTGGTTCGGCAACAGCCTCACCATCCGGCAGTGGCGCGACATCTGGCTGCACGAGGGTTTCGCCTGTTACGCCGAATGGCTGTGGTCGGAGGCCTCCGGCGGGCCGAGCGCGGACCGGATGGCCCGCGCCGCCCGGCACAATCTGTCGCGCGAACCGCAGGACATCCTGCTCGGCGACCCCGGCCCGGTGCTCATGTTCGACGACCGGATATACAAGCGCGGCGCGCTGACCCTGCACGCGCTGCGCATCGAACTGGGCGATGTCGCGTTCTTCGATCTGCTCAGGGAGTGGACCCGTCGCTATCGGCACTCCTCGGTCACCACCGAGGAGTTCACCGATCTGGCCGGGCATTACAGCCGGCTGCCGCTGCGCCCGCTGTGGGATGTGTGGCTGGGCGAACTCGCCTTGCCCGAACTCCCGCCGCGCGGCGGGACGGGCGCCCGGGCGTTCCGATAG
- a CDS encoding TetR/AcrR family transcriptional regulator, with translation MSRAESDTRERLLSAAEQLLLESGYEKVSIRAVCTAAEVNPAAVHYHFGSKDALVVALLQSRLAPLWESSMDGLAQRSATVAECVAAVIEPLVTLADDPIGRLHLRLLTRLVQSRRDMGWSARWFTLDPFVELLRAQCPWVTEREARARWLLAFELILGRFGAPLADDRILSPRAVTTLREFVTAGLCTPADH, from the coding sequence GTGAGCCGAGCCGAGTCCGACACCCGTGAACGGCTGCTGTCGGCAGCCGAGCAGCTGCTGCTGGAGTCGGGATACGAGAAGGTCTCCATCCGGGCGGTGTGCACCGCGGCCGAGGTCAATCCGGCCGCGGTGCATTACCACTTCGGTTCCAAGGACGCGCTGGTCGTCGCGCTGTTGCAGAGCAGGCTCGCGCCGCTGTGGGAGTCGTCGATGGACGGCCTCGCGCAGCGATCGGCCACCGTGGCCGAGTGCGTGGCCGCGGTGATCGAACCGCTGGTGACCCTGGCGGACGACCCGATCGGGCGGCTGCACCTGCGGTTACTCACCCGGCTGGTGCAATCCCGCCGCGACATGGGCTGGTCGGCGCGCTGGTTCACCCTCGACCCCTTCGTCGAGCTGCTGCGCGCGCAGTGCCCGTGGGTGACCGAGCGCGAGGCGCGTGCGCGCTGGCTGCTCGCCTTCGAGCTGATTCTCGGCCGGTTCGGCGCCCCGCTCGCCGACGACCGCATCCTGTCCCCGCGCGCGGTCACGACATTGCGCGAATTCGTCACCGCGGGCCTGTGCACGCCCGCGGACCACTGA
- a CDS encoding alpha/beta fold hydrolase has protein sequence MLVTSMKTLAGVRDAEPLTAAYRAALRSRKYSTPALNKPSTPSEKTRVTTVDGARLRVRSYGPADGDVIVLIHGWSCCIEYWNPQIDALAERFRVVAYDQRGHGESSLGRVAPSEQTLADDLHTVLDATLPRGRRAVLVGHSMGGLTVQAWAARYPDQVAERAASVVLANTAAQNIRGETDLIPLLNKPLVVGDRPITLLGRDLRLPLVVGETLLSAPVPMPGGPLLSPLLHSAMRGRVVGKHATADEVAFAMNIVRSCRPLTRGLHAAALALMHLGDAAKHITVPTTVISGLHDKLLPERMNRPIVDALRSTGSLADYQIWPTGHLVNVEAADRFNDELIRIASGAHQTRADAV, from the coding sequence ATGCTGGTGACGTCGATGAAGACCCTGGCGGGGGTGCGTGATGCCGAGCCGCTGACCGCTGCCTACCGGGCCGCGCTGCGGTCGCGGAAGTATTCGACGCCCGCGCTGAACAAGCCGAGCACACCGTCGGAGAAGACCCGCGTCACCACTGTCGACGGCGCGCGCCTGCGGGTGCGCAGCTACGGTCCGGCCGACGGCGACGTCATCGTGCTCATCCACGGCTGGAGCTGCTGCATCGAGTACTGGAACCCGCAGATCGACGCGCTGGCCGAACGGTTCCGGGTCGTCGCCTACGACCAGCGTGGGCACGGCGAGTCCAGCCTCGGCCGGGTCGCGCCCAGCGAGCAGACTCTCGCCGACGATCTGCACACCGTCCTCGACGCCACCCTGCCGCGCGGCCGCCGCGCCGTGCTCGTCGGGCACAGTATGGGCGGTCTCACCGTGCAGGCCTGGGCCGCGCGCTATCCCGACCAGGTCGCCGAGCGTGCCGCCTCGGTCGTGCTCGCCAACACCGCCGCCCAGAACATCCGCGGCGAAACCGATCTCATCCCGCTGCTGAACAAGCCCCTGGTGGTGGGCGACAGGCCGATCACCCTGCTCGGCCGCGACCTGCGGCTGCCGCTCGTCGTCGGCGAGACCTTGCTGTCGGCTCCCGTACCGATGCCGGGCGGACCGCTGCTGAGCCCGTTGCTCCACAGCGCGATGCGCGGCCGGGTGGTGGGCAAGCACGCCACCGCCGACGAGGTCGCCTTCGCGATGAACATCGTCCGGTCGTGCCGTCCGCTGACCCGCGGCCTGCACGCGGCGGCGCTGGCCCTCATGCACCTCGGCGATGCGGCCAAGCACATCACGGTGCCGACCACGGTCATCTCCGGGCTGCACGACAAACTGCTGCCGGAGCGGATGAACCGCCCGATCGTGGACGCGCTGCGTTCCACGGGCTCACTGGCCGACTACCAGATCTGGCCGACCGGGCATCTGGTCAATGTCGAGGCCGCCGACCGGTTCAACGACGAACTGATCCGTATCGCCTCGGGCGCCCATCAGACCCGGGCCGACGCGGTCTGA
- a CDS encoding DUF305 domain-containing protein produces MSAADGTDERRSWRVRVAALAAAMVCVAAGVLIGWFARGDGGAGASGGEQVMLADADIAFAQQMSAHHQQALTMVEMLGPDAAPEVRAAAEQIRISQWREVGTLTGWLELVGAPVQPTVEQGAHDGHGGHGGDGEAGAVSGMAGMASDEELTRLYHAPGPAREVLFLQLMIRHHQGGVDMAAAGAQATDSAAVRARALSMLNGQQQEISTLSVLLSQRGAEVLAYP; encoded by the coding sequence ATGAGCGCGGCGGACGGAACCGATGAGCGGCGGTCGTGGCGGGTGCGGGTCGCGGCGCTCGCGGCAGCGATGGTGTGCGTGGCTGCCGGAGTGCTGATCGGCTGGTTCGCTCGCGGCGACGGCGGCGCGGGAGCCTCGGGCGGCGAGCAGGTGATGCTCGCCGACGCCGATATCGCCTTCGCGCAACAGATGTCGGCGCATCATCAGCAGGCGCTGACCATGGTGGAGATGCTCGGCCCGGACGCCGCGCCCGAGGTGCGGGCCGCCGCCGAGCAGATCCGCATCTCGCAGTGGCGGGAGGTCGGCACGCTGACCGGCTGGCTCGAGCTGGTCGGCGCGCCCGTGCAGCCGACGGTGGAGCAGGGCGCGCACGACGGGCACGGTGGACACGGCGGTGACGGTGAGGCGGGGGCGGTCTCGGGGATGGCCGGGATGGCGTCCGACGAGGAGCTGACCCGCCTGTACCACGCGCCCGGACCGGCGCGGGAAGTGTTGTTCCTGCAGTTGATGATCCGGCACCACCAGGGTGGCGTGGACATGGCGGCGGCGGGGGCCCAGGCCACCGATTCGGCCGCCGTGCGGGCTAGGGCGCTGTCGATGCTCAACGGTCAGCAGCAGGAGATCTCGACGCTGTCGGTGCTGCTGAGTCAGCGCGGGGCGGAGGTGTTGGCGTACCCGTGA
- a CDS encoding LVIVD repeat-containing protein produces the protein MFRGRDNDVTVRRTRGWRAVTTRAGSALAAVALLVTGSAVGTAEPPPGFDEFTGVWPTAVDQANCRPGDQVETGLQGEVPLEDRRSRRSTAGYNCNIDLVGQYQGLGAGPVSPTYENCAYIASTFPTNLFGPDAGVHVVDVSDPVNPVRTAVLTEPAMVGGTWESMKVHEGRGLLVATGVGMIVGAGYMSIYDISQDCAHPRLLNTTTGSMLNMPIPITTHEGDFSPDGNTYWASGVAPGYVSAVDISDPTQPMVVWGGLTGVEAHGMGFTPDGNTMYLANLGGLTIIDVSAVQNRVPRTVIGHPLPHIGQKFWTDGFINQHSIYATYAGEPHLFTVDEGGSGGVKLFDIADRANPKWRTSAKLEINLPQHQDRWTSSSAGNGAFGYDAHYCRLDRPDDPRLMACSWIQSGIRVFDVRDPDHFKEVAYYNPPAQTGRNLQLPNSLHAVLGSIIGPPVIGTIALARAVIQGQTSLNGVVNDQSRLLGGDLSADWCLSPPEFHDDKLYVACMDNGFMALQLDPSVFQA, from the coding sequence ATGTTCCGAGGACGAGACAACGATGTCACGGTCCGCCGGACCCGGGGGTGGCGCGCTGTCACCACCCGTGCGGGTTCGGCCCTGGCGGCGGTGGCCCTGCTGGTCACCGGTTCGGCGGTCGGCACCGCCGAACCCCCACCGGGGTTCGACGAATTCACCGGGGTCTGGCCGACCGCGGTCGACCAGGCGAACTGCCGCCCCGGCGACCAGGTGGAGACCGGGCTGCAGGGCGAGGTGCCGCTCGAAGACCGCAGGTCCCGGCGCAGCACGGCAGGCTACAACTGCAATATCGACCTGGTCGGGCAGTACCAGGGCCTCGGCGCCGGACCGGTGAGCCCGACCTACGAGAACTGCGCCTACATCGCCTCGACCTTCCCGACCAACCTGTTCGGCCCCGACGCGGGCGTGCACGTCGTCGACGTCAGCGATCCGGTCAACCCGGTCCGCACCGCGGTGCTCACCGAACCGGCCATGGTCGGCGGCACCTGGGAGTCGATGAAGGTGCACGAGGGTCGCGGCCTGCTCGTGGCCACCGGTGTCGGGATGATCGTCGGCGCGGGGTACATGTCGATCTACGACATCTCCCAGGACTGCGCACATCCCCGGCTGCTGAACACCACGACCGGATCCATGCTGAACATGCCGATCCCGATCACCACCCACGAGGGTGACTTCTCCCCGGACGGCAACACCTACTGGGCCTCGGGCGTCGCGCCGGGCTACGTCAGCGCCGTCGATATCAGCGATCCCACCCAGCCGATGGTGGTCTGGGGCGGGCTCACCGGCGTCGAGGCGCACGGCATGGGCTTCACCCCCGACGGCAACACCATGTACCTGGCGAATCTGGGCGGCCTGACGATCATCGACGTCTCGGCCGTGCAGAACCGGGTGCCGCGCACCGTGATCGGGCACCCGCTGCCGCACATCGGCCAGAAGTTCTGGACCGACGGCTTCATCAACCAGCACAGCATCTACGCCACCTACGCCGGCGAACCGCACCTGTTCACCGTCGACGAGGGCGGTTCGGGCGGCGTGAAGCTGTTCGACATCGCCGACCGGGCGAACCCGAAATGGCGCACCAGCGCCAAGCTGGAGATCAATCTGCCCCAGCACCAGGACCGCTGGACCTCCAGCTCGGCGGGCAACGGCGCGTTCGGCTATGACGCGCACTATTGCCGACTGGATCGGCCCGACGATCCGCGGTTGATGGCGTGCAGTTGGATCCAGTCCGGCATCCGGGTGTTCGACGTGCGCGACCCGGACCACTTCAAGGAAGTCGCCTACTACAACCCGCCCGCTCAGACCGGCAGGAATCTGCAGTTGCCGAACTCGCTGCACGCGGTCCTCGGGTCGATCATCGGCCCGCCGGTCATCGGCACCATCGCGCTGGCGCGCGCGGTGATCCAGGGGCAGACCTCGCTCAACGGCGTCGTCAACGACCAGAGCAGGCTGCTCGGCGGCGATCTGTCCGCCGACTGGTGTCTCTCGCCGCCGGAGTTCCACGACGACAAGCTCTACGTCGCGTGCATGGACAACGGGTTCATGGCGCTGCAGCTCGATCCGTCGGTGTTCCAGGCCTGA